A region from the Streptomyces tsukubensis genome encodes:
- a CDS encoding HAD family hydrolase, producing the protein MTSAIPASLARTADGSALGAVLLDMDGTLVDTEGFWWDAEVRVFADLGHELDDAWREVVVGGPMTRSAGYLIEVTGADIALPELTVLLNDAFEKRISEGVPLMPGAAGLLTELAAAGMPTALVSASHRRIIDRVLDSLPHDFALSVAGDEVPRTKPHPDPYLLAAQGLGVAPWRCAVVEDTATGVASAEAAGCRVVAVPSVAPIPAAPGRVVVDSLRSVDLAFLRALMTEPRP; encoded by the coding sequence ATGACCAGCGCGATCCCCGCGTCCCTCGCCCGTACGGCGGACGGCTCGGCCCTCGGCGCCGTTCTGCTGGACATGGACGGCACCCTGGTGGACACGGAGGGTTTCTGGTGGGACGCGGAGGTCCGGGTCTTCGCCGACCTCGGCCATGAGCTGGACGACGCCTGGCGCGAGGTCGTCGTCGGCGGCCCGATGACCCGCAGCGCCGGCTATCTGATCGAGGTCACCGGCGCCGATATCGCCCTGCCGGAGCTGACCGTCCTGCTCAACGACGCCTTCGAGAAGCGCATCAGCGAAGGGGTGCCGCTGATGCCGGGCGCGGCGGGACTCCTGACCGAACTGGCCGCGGCCGGCATGCCGACCGCCCTGGTCTCCGCCTCCCACCGGCGGATCATCGACCGGGTCCTGGACTCCCTCCCGCACGACTTCGCGCTCTCTGTCGCCGGTGACGAGGTGCCGCGGACCAAGCCGCACCCGGATCCCTATCTGCTGGCCGCACAGGGCCTGGGTGTCGCGCCGTGGCGCTGCGCCGTCGTCGAGGACACCGCCACCGGGGTGGCCTCCGCCGAGGCGGCGGGCTGCCGCGTGGTCGCCGTGCCCTCCGTGGCGCCGATCCCCGCCGCCCCGGGCCGGGTCGTCGTGGACTCCCTGCGCTCCGTCGACCTGGCATTCCTCCGGGCCCTGATGACCGAACCCCGCCCATAA
- the metH gene encoding methionine synthase — protein MASSPTPSVPSADSRARIAGLREALANRVVVADGAMGTMLQAQDPTMEDFQDLEGCNEVLNVTRPDIVRSVHEAYFDAGVDCVETNTFGANQSALGEYEIADRIHELSEAGARIAREVADAYTASGGGQRWVLGSIGPGTKLPTLGHAPYITLRDGFQANAEGLIAGGADALLVETTQDLLQTKAAILGSRRAMEATGIELPLLCSMAFETTGTMLLGSEIGAALTALEPLGIDMIGLNCSTGPAEMSEHLRYLARHSRIPLLCMPNAGLPVLGKDGAYFPLDAEGLADAQETFVQEYGLSLIGGCCGTTPEHLRQVVERVRGLTPPEREPRPEPGAASLYQTVPFRQDTSYLAIGERTNANGSKKFRDAMLEARWDDCVEMARDQIREGAHMLDLCVDYVGRDGVADMAELAGRFATASTLPIVLDSTEVDVIRAGLEKLGGRAVINSVNYEDGDGPESRFAQVTRLAQEHGAALIALTIDEEGQARTVENKVAVAQRLIADLTGNWGIHESDILVDTLTFTICTGQEESRRDGVHTIEAIRELKRRHPDVQTTLGLSNISFGLNPAARILLNSVFLDECVKAGLDSAIVHASKILPIARFDDEQVGTALDLIYDRRREDYDPLQKLMELFEGVDTKSLKAGKAQELLSLPLEERLQRRIIDGEKNGLEADLDEALRDRPALDIVNETLLEGMKVVGELFGSGRMQLPFVLQSAEVMKNAVAHLEPHMEKSDAEGKGTIVLATVRGDVHDIGKNLVDIILSNNGYNVVNLGIKQPVSAILEAAEEHRADVIGMSGLLVKSTVIMKENLEEMNQRKIAADYPVILGGAALTRAYVEQDLHELYEGEVRYARDAFEGLRLMDALIGVKRGVPGAALPELKQRRVRPAATAVEERPEEGAARSDVAVDNPVPEPPFWGTRVIKGIQLKEYASWLDEGALFKGQWGLKQNRTGDGPSYEELVETEGRPRLRGLLDQLHTRNLLEAAVVYGYFPCVSKGDDLIVLNEDGSERTRFSFPRQRRGRRLCLADFFRPEESGQRDVVGFQVVTVGSKIGEATAELFAGDAYRDYLELHGLSVQLAEALAEYWHARVRAELGFGGEDPDAVEDMFALKYRGARFSLGYGACPDLEDRAKIAELLQPERIGVRLSEEFQLHPEQSTDAIVIHHPEAKYFNAR, from the coding sequence ATGGCCTCGTCGCCCACCCCTTCCGTACCCTCCGCAGACAGCCGGGCCCGGATCGCCGGTCTCCGCGAGGCCCTCGCCAACCGGGTCGTCGTCGCCGACGGGGCCATGGGCACCATGCTCCAGGCCCAGGACCCCACGATGGAGGACTTCCAGGACCTGGAAGGCTGCAACGAGGTTCTCAACGTCACCCGTCCGGACATCGTCCGCTCGGTCCACGAGGCCTACTTCGACGCCGGTGTCGACTGCGTCGAGACCAATACCTTCGGCGCCAACCAGTCCGCCCTGGGCGAGTACGAGATCGCCGACCGCATCCACGAACTGTCCGAGGCGGGCGCCCGGATCGCCCGCGAGGTCGCCGATGCCTACACCGCTTCGGGCGGCGGGCAGCGCTGGGTCCTCGGCTCCATCGGGCCCGGCACCAAGCTGCCGACCCTCGGCCACGCCCCGTACATCACCCTGCGCGACGGTTTCCAGGCCAACGCCGAGGGGCTGATCGCCGGCGGTGCGGACGCCCTGCTGGTCGAGACCACCCAGGACCTGCTCCAGACCAAGGCCGCGATCCTCGGCTCCCGGCGCGCCATGGAGGCCACCGGCATCGAGCTGCCGCTGCTGTGTTCGATGGCCTTCGAGACCACCGGCACCATGCTTCTGGGCTCCGAGATCGGTGCCGCGCTCACCGCGCTGGAACCGCTCGGCATCGACATGATCGGGCTGAACTGCTCCACCGGCCCCGCCGAGATGAGCGAGCACCTGCGCTATCTCGCCCGCCACTCCCGTATCCCGCTGCTCTGCATGCCCAACGCCGGTCTCCCCGTCCTCGGCAAGGACGGCGCCTACTTCCCGCTGGACGCCGAGGGCCTGGCCGACGCCCAGGAGACCTTCGTCCAGGAGTACGGGCTCTCCCTCATCGGCGGCTGCTGCGGTACGACCCCCGAGCATCTGCGCCAGGTCGTCGAGCGGGTCCGCGGGCTGACGCCTCCCGAGCGCGAGCCGCGCCCCGAGCCGGGTGCCGCCTCCCTCTACCAGACCGTGCCGTTCCGCCAGGACACCTCGTACCTCGCGATCGGTGAGCGGACCAACGCCAACGGTTCCAAGAAGTTCCGCGACGCGATGCTGGAAGCCCGCTGGGACGACTGCGTCGAGATGGCCCGCGACCAGATCCGCGAAGGCGCCCATATGCTCGACCTCTGCGTCGACTACGTGGGCCGGGACGGCGTCGCAGACATGGCCGAACTGGCCGGCCGGTTCGCCACCGCCTCCACCCTCCCGATCGTGCTGGACTCCACCGAGGTCGACGTCATCCGGGCCGGACTGGAGAAGCTCGGCGGCCGGGCCGTCATCAACTCCGTCAACTACGAGGACGGCGACGGCCCCGAATCCCGCTTCGCCCAGGTCACCCGGCTGGCGCAGGAGCACGGCGCCGCGCTGATCGCGCTCACCATCGACGAGGAGGGCCAGGCCCGTACCGTCGAGAACAAGGTCGCCGTCGCCCAGCGGCTGATCGCCGACCTCACCGGCAACTGGGGCATCCACGAGTCCGACATCCTCGTCGACACCCTCACCTTCACCATCTGCACCGGCCAGGAGGAGTCCCGCCGCGACGGCGTGCACACCATCGAGGCCATCCGGGAGCTGAAGCGGCGTCACCCGGACGTCCAGACCACCCTCGGCCTCTCCAATATCTCCTTCGGCCTCAACCCGGCCGCCCGCATCCTGCTGAACTCGGTCTTCCTCGACGAGTGCGTCAAGGCCGGACTCGACTCCGCCATCGTCCACGCCTCCAAGATCCTGCCGATCGCCCGCTTCGACGACGAGCAGGTCGGCACCGCGCTCGACCTCATCTACGACCGGCGCCGCGAGGACTACGACCCGCTCCAGAAGCTGATGGAGCTCTTCGAGGGCGTCGACACCAAATCCCTCAAGGCGGGCAAGGCCCAGGAGCTCCTCTCCCTGCCGCTGGAGGAGCGGCTCCAGCGCCGGATCATCGACGGCGAGAAGAACGGCCTGGAGGCCGACCTCGACGAGGCGCTGCGCGACCGGCCCGCCCTCGACATCGTCAACGAAACCCTCCTGGAGGGAATGAAGGTCGTCGGCGAGCTCTTCGGCTCGGGCCGGATGCAGCTGCCGTTCGTCCTCCAGTCCGCGGAGGTCATGAAGAACGCGGTGGCCCATCTGGAACCGCATATGGAGAAGTCGGACGCGGAGGGCAAGGGCACGATCGTGCTCGCCACCGTACGAGGCGACGTCCACGACATCGGCAAGAACCTCGTCGACATCATCCTCTCCAACAACGGCTACAACGTCGTCAACCTCGGTATCAAGCAGCCCGTCTCCGCGATCCTGGAGGCCGCCGAGGAGCACCGGGCCGATGTCATCGGCATGTCGGGTCTGCTGGTCAAATCCACGGTGATCATGAAGGAGAACCTGGAGGAGATGAACCAGCGGAAGATCGCGGCGGACTACCCCGTGATCCTCGGCGGCGCCGCCCTGACCCGGGCCTATGTCGAACAGGACCTGCACGAGCTGTACGAGGGCGAGGTCCGCTACGCCCGTGACGCCTTCGAGGGCCTCCGGCTGATGGACGCCCTGATCGGGGTCAAGCGCGGCGTCCCCGGCGCCGCCCTGCCCGAGCTGAAGCAGCGCCGGGTACGGCCGGCGGCGACCGCGGTCGAGGAGCGCCCCGAGGAGGGCGCGGCCCGCTCCGACGTCGCCGTCGACAACCCCGTACCCGAACCGCCGTTCTGGGGCACCCGGGTCATCAAGGGCATCCAGCTCAAGGAGTACGCGTCCTGGCTGGACGAAGGCGCGCTCTTCAAGGGGCAGTGGGGCCTCAAGCAGAACCGCACCGGCGACGGCCCGAGCTACGAGGAACTGGTCGAGACCGAGGGGCGGCCGCGGCTGCGCGGGCTGCTGGACCAGCTCCACACCCGGAACCTGCTCGAAGCGGCCGTCGTGTACGGCTACTTCCCCTGCGTCTCCAAGGGCGACGACCTCATCGTCCTCAACGAGGACGGCTCCGAGCGGACCCGCTTCTCCTTCCCGCGCCAGCGCCGCGGCCGCAGGCTCTGCCTGGCCGACTTCTTCCGGCCCGAGGAGTCGGGACAGCGGGACGTCGTCGGCTTCCAGGTCGTCACCGTCGGATCGAAGATCGGCGAGGCCACCGCCGAACTGTTCGCGGGCGACGCCTACCGCGACTATCTGGAGCTGCACGGGCTCTCCGTCCAGCTGGCCGAGGCGCTGGCCGAGTACTGGCACGCCAGGGTCCGGGCCGAACTCGGCTTCGGCGGCGAGGACCCGGATGCCGTGGAGGACATGTTCGCGCTCAAGTACCGCGGCGCGCGCTTCTCCCTCGGCTACGGAGCCTGCCCCGATCTGGAGGACCGGGCAAAGATCGCCGAACTGCTGCAGCCCGAGCGGATCGGCGTCCGGCTCTCCGAGGAGTTCCAGCTCCACCCCGAGCAGTCCACGGACGCCATCGTGATCCATCACCCGGAGGCCAAGTACTTCAACGCCCGGTGA
- a CDS encoding IclR family transcriptional regulator, translating to MAKNIQSLERAAAMLRLLAGGERRLGLSDIASSLDLAKGTAHGILRTLQAEGFVEQDPASGRYQLGAELLRLGNSYLDVHELRARALVWTDDLARSSGESVHLGVLHQHGVLIVHHVFRPDDSRQVLEVGAMQPLHSTALGKVLAAYDPVAHSEAVEAERKTFTPLTVTGLDEFESVLAETRARGWGADVEETWEGVAAVAAPVHDRRRMPVGAVAITGAVERVCEIREERRELRPELITAVRECARAVSRDLGAGRF from the coding sequence ATGGCGAAGAACATTCAGTCGCTGGAGCGCGCGGCGGCGATGCTGCGGCTGCTCGCGGGCGGCGAGCGCCGGCTCGGCCTGTCGGACATCGCCTCGTCGCTCGATCTGGCCAAGGGGACCGCCCACGGCATTCTCCGTACGCTCCAGGCCGAGGGCTTCGTCGAGCAGGACCCGGCGTCCGGCCGCTACCAGCTCGGCGCGGAGCTGCTCCGGCTGGGCAACAGCTATCTCGACGTCCACGAGCTGCGCGCCCGCGCCCTGGTGTGGACGGACGATCTGGCCCGCTCCAGCGGCGAGAGCGTCCACCTCGGAGTGCTGCACCAGCACGGGGTCCTCATCGTCCACCACGTCTTCCGGCCCGACGACAGCCGTCAGGTGCTGGAGGTCGGCGCGATGCAGCCGCTGCACTCCACGGCCCTGGGGAAGGTGCTGGCCGCGTACGACCCGGTGGCGCACTCGGAGGCCGTCGAGGCGGAGCGCAAGACCTTCACTCCGCTGACCGTGACCGGACTCGACGAGTTCGAGTCCGTCCTGGCGGAGACCAGGGCCCGGGGCTGGGGCGCGGACGTGGAGGAGACATGGGAGGGCGTGGCGGCGGTCGCGGCGCCCGTCCACGACCGGCGCCGGATGCCGGTGGGCGCGGTCGCCATCACGGGGGCCGTGGAACGGGTGTGCGAGATCCGGGAGGAGCGGCGGGAGCTGCGCCCGGAACTGATCACAGCGGTACGGGAGTGCGCCAGGGCGGTCTCGCGGGATCTGGGCGCCGGACGCTTCTGA
- a CDS encoding MIP/aquaporin family protein — protein MSSSNIFIGEIIGTAVLILLGGGVVAAVSLKKSKARGAGWLAITFGWGFAVMTAVYMTSSLSGAHLNPAVTVGIAIKDGTWSNVPYYILGQVLGAMIGAALVVVAYYGQFMAHLNDREIIGDPADKPLIEGSQGGNAGPVLGIFSTGPEIRIAWQNLATEILGTAVLVLAVLTQGLNAEGKGLSTLGALITAFVVVGIGLSLGGPTGYAINPARDLGPRIVHALLPLPNKGGSDWSYAWIPVVGPLAGGALAAGIYDLAFA, from the coding sequence GTGTCCAGCTCCAATATCTTCATCGGCGAAATCATCGGTACCGCCGTTCTCATCCTGCTCGGCGGCGGTGTGGTCGCCGCCGTCTCGCTGAAGAAGTCCAAGGCGCGCGGTGCGGGCTGGCTGGCCATCACCTTCGGCTGGGGTTTCGCCGTGATGACCGCCGTGTACATGACGAGTTCCCTCTCCGGCGCCCATCTGAACCCCGCCGTCACCGTGGGTATCGCCATCAAGGACGGGACCTGGTCGAACGTCCCGTACTACATCCTGGGCCAGGTCCTCGGCGCGATGATCGGCGCCGCTCTGGTCGTGGTCGCCTACTACGGGCAGTTCATGGCGCACCTCAACGACCGCGAGATCATCGGCGATCCCGCGGACAAGCCGCTCATCGAAGGCTCCCAGGGCGGAAACGCCGGGCCGGTCCTCGGCATCTTCTCCACCGGCCCCGAGATCCGGATCGCCTGGCAGAACCTCGCCACCGAGATCCTCGGTACGGCCGTCCTCGTGCTCGCCGTGCTCACCCAGGGCCTGAACGCCGAGGGCAAGGGGCTGAGCACCCTCGGCGCCCTGATCACCGCCTTCGTCGTGGTCGGCATCGGCCTCTCCCTCGGCGGCCCGACGGGCTACGCCATCAACCCGGCCCGTGACCTCGGTCCCCGGATCGTCCACGCCCTGCTCCCGCTGCCCAACAAGGGCGGCTCGGACTGGAGCTATGCGTGGATCCCCGTGGTGGGACCGCTCGCGGGCGGTGCCCTCGCAGCGGGTATCTACGATCTCGCGTTCGCCTGA